From a region of the Capricornis sumatraensis isolate serow.1 chromosome 22, serow.2, whole genome shotgun sequence genome:
- the DEF6 gene encoding differentially expressed in FDCP 6 homolog, which produces MALRKELLKSIWYAFTALDVEKSGKVSKSQLKVLSHNLYTVLHIPHDPVALEEHFRDDDDGPVSSQGYMPYLNKYILDKVEEGAFVKEHFDELCWTLTAKKNYQVDSNGNNMLSNQDAFRLWCLFNFLSEDKYPLIMVPDEVEYLLKKVLSSMSLELGLGELEELLAQEAQAAQSSGGLSVWQFLELFNSGRCLRGVARDTLSMAIHEVYQELIQDVLKQGYLWKRGHLRRNWAERWFQLQPSCLCYFGSEECKEKRGMIPLDAQCCVEVLPDREGKRCMFCVKTASRTYEMSASDTRQRQEWTAAIQTAIRLQAEGKTSLHKDLKQKRREQREQRERRRAAKEEEMLRLQQLQEEKERKLQELELLQEAQRQAERLMQEEEERRRSQHRELQQALEVQLREAEQARASMQAEMELKKEEAARQQQRIKELEEMQQRLQEALQLEVKARQDEEAVRLAQTRLLEEEEEKLKQLLQLKEEQERYIERAQQEKQELQQEMALQSRSLQQAQQQLEEVRQNRQRADEDVEAAQQKLRQASTNVKHWNVQMNRLMHPIKPGDKRPTTSSSFTGFQAPLLARRDSSLKRLTRWGSRDNKTPSPSSSDQQKSLNGEEDASSSASASEEDKLDLAPEN; this is translated from the exons GTGCTGTCCCACAACCTGTACACCGTCTTGCACATCCCTCATGACCCCGTGGCCCTGGAGGAGCACTTCCGAGATGATGACGATGGTCCCGTGTCCAGCCAGGGATACATGCCCTACCTCAACAAGTACATCCTGGACAAG GTGGAAGAGGGGGCTTTTGTTAAGGAGCACTTTGACGAGCTGTGCTGGACCCTGACGGCGAAGAAGAACTACCAGGTGGATAGCAACGGGAACAACATGCTCTCCAATCAGGATGCCTTCCGACTCTGGTGCCTCTTCAACTTCCTGTCTGAGGACAAGTACCCTCTGATCATGGTTCCTGATGAG gtGGAATACCTGCTGAAGAAGGTGCTCAGCAGCATGAGCTTGGAGCTGGGCTTGGGGGAGCTGGAGGAGCTGCTGGCTCAGGAGGCCCAAGCAGCCCAGAGCAGCGGGGGGCTCAGCGTCTGGCAGTTCCTGGAGCTCTTCAACTCAGGCCGCTGTCTGCGAGGTGTGGCACGGGACACGCTCAGCATGGCCATCCATGAGGTCTACCAGGAGCTCATCCAAGACGTCCTAAAGCAG GGCTACCTGTGGAAGCGAGGGCACCTGCGGAGGAACTGGGCAGAACGCTGGTTCCAGCTGCAGCCCAGCTGCCTCTGCTATTTCGGGAGTGAAGAGTGCAAGGAGAAGAGGGGTATGATCCCACTGGATGCGCAGTGCTGCGTGGAG GTGCTGCCCGACCGAGAGGGGAAGCGTTGCATGTTCTGTGTGAAGACTGCCTCCCGCACCTATGAGATGAGCGCCTCCGACACTCGCCAGCGCCAGGAGTGGACAGCTG CCATCCAGACGGCGATCCGGCTTCAGGCCGAGGGGAAGACGTCGCTGCACAAGGACCTGAAGCAGAAGCGGCGCGAGCAGCGGGAGCAGCGAGAGAGGCGCCGGGCTGCCAAGGAGGAGGAGATGCTGCGACTGCAGCagctgcaggaagagaaggagaggaagctTCAGGAGCTGGAGCTGCTGCAAGAGGCGCAGCGGCAGGCGGAGCGCCTgatgcaggaggaggaggagcggcGCCGCAGCCAGCACCGGGAGCTCCAGCAGGCGCTCGAGGTCCAGCTGCGCGAGGCAGAGCAG GCCCGGGCCTCCATGCAGGCTGAGATGGAGCTGAAGAAGGAGGAGGCTGCCCGGCAGCAGCAGCGCATCAAGGAGCTGGAGGAGATGCAGCAGAGGCTCCAGGAGGCCCTGCAGCTGGAGGTGAAAGCTCGGCAGGACGAGGAGGCCGTGCGCCTCGCTCAGACCAG ACTgctagaggaggaggaggagaagctgaAACAGCTGCTGCAGCTGAAGGAGGAACAGGAGCGCTACATTGAGCGGGCgcagcaggagaagcaggagctgCAGCAGGAGATGGCCCTGCAGAGCCGCTCTCTGCAGCAGGCccagcagcagctggaggaggTGCGGCAGAACCGGCAGAGGGCCGACGAGGACGTGGAG GCTGCTCAGCAGAAGTTGCGCCAGGCTAGTACCAATGTGAAACACTGGAATGTCCAGATGAACCGGCTCATGCATCCTATTAAACCTGGAG ACAAACGTCCCACCACCAGCAGCTCCTTCACAGGCTTTCAGGCCCCTCTACTTGCCCGCCGCGACTCCTCCCTAAAGCGCCTGACTCGCTGGGGATCCCGTGACAACAAGACCCCTTCACCCAGCAGCAGTGACCAGCAGAAGTCCCTCAATGGTGAGGAAGACGCTTCCAGCTCAGCTTCCGCCTCTGAGGAAGATAAACTGGACCTGGCACCGGAAAACTAA